Proteins encoded within one genomic window of Ranitomeya variabilis isolate aRanVar5 chromosome 4, aRanVar5.hap1, whole genome shotgun sequence:
- the LOC143769283 gene encoding uncharacterized protein LOC143769283 isoform X1, translating into MVLGMIAMSALCGCCTEAGGTQVKVVFKGLYQMPNFLFFIFFQMSNRVEFIRDFIEIYHSFPCLWKIKSPEYCNREKRKEGYSKLIDFYKLHAPEEIANEAVIKKKIQALRTVWRKELDKVLHTTRSGASTEDVYVPKLWYFEHMNFLRDQEVPRTSTCLSLLAPAPAEEIVSPNLVEQDSQWQQEDSAQDSTQDCAQDSSTTEFVEAAPARTQGRLGSRKRKATADVSHELVSLAKQALTNSVSPALQGFGHYIVDKLAKMDDRQRTLTERLILEAVHKGSDGNLDEHTRLVSSWPMQRTESSYFNGWAHTPRRQNLPVSHFGPPPPNSYTPMPSQMASPIRHQSYGSEDLAYHDL; encoded by the exons ATGGTACTAGGTATGATCGCCATGAGTGCTTTGTGCGGCTGCTGTACTGAAGCGGGTGGTACACAGGTAAAAGTAGTGTTTAAAGGACTCTATCAAATgcctaactttttattttttatttttttccagatgTCAAATCGTGTTGAATTCATCCGGGATTTCATTGAAATCTACCACTCTTTTCCCTGCCTCTGGAAAATTAAATCTCCAGAGTACTGCAACAGGGAAAAGAGGAAGGAGGGTTATTCTAAGCTCATTGACTTTTACAAGCTCCATGCTCCGGAAGAGATAGCAAACGAAGCAGTGATAAAGAAGAAAATACAGGCGCTACGCACAGTGTGGAGGAAGGAGCTAGATAAGGTCCTTCACACTACAAGGTCCGGAGCTTCGACCGAAGATGTTTACGTGCCAAAGCTTTGGTACTTTGAACATATGAATTTTCTAAGGGACCAAGAGGTTCCACGGACATCCACGTGTCTAAGCTTGTTGGCACCTGCACCTGCGGAAGAGATTGTATCACCGAACCTCGTTGAGCAGGACTCTCAATGGCAACAA gaggacagtgcacaggacagtacacaggactgtgcacaggacagCTCAACGACTGAATTTGTGGAGGCTGCACCTGCCAGGACTCAAGGGAGGCTAGGTTCTCGGAAACGTAAGGCCACCGCAGACGTCTCCCATGAACTGGTGAGCCTGGCAAAACAGGCGTTAACAAACAGTGTCAGCCCTGCGTTGCAGGGTTTTGGACACTATATAGTGGACAAACTGGCCAAAATGGATGACAGACAAAGAACACTAACCGAGCGTCTAATTTTGGAAGCGGTTCACAAGGGTTCAGATGGCAATTTGGACGAGCACACTCGTTTGGTGTCTTCATGGCCAATGCAGCGGACAGAGTCCTCATATTTCAATGGTTGGGCACACACACCAAGACGGCAAAATCTCCCCGTTTCCCACTTTGGTCCGCCACCCCCTAACTCCTACACGCCAATGCCTTCTCAGATGGCTTCGCCCATCAGGCACCAAAGTTATGGATCTGAAGATTTGGCATATCACGATTTGTGA
- the LOC143768182 gene encoding uncharacterized protein LOC143768182: MAALMEKINVHRSLYLFQGEDLSHINTIETYVRDDERCKEEILTYDFPDDFNRISEGQLAFSIFQSNDLDINQDVTDVCATIPDIPSSFHSKDLSFDRFQQVLSSDSSQTINKSKSHKRGVKYQSAVPANNEYSSLETSFVTHQKIHIEEKRFSPSECGKYFNKKLEQVRQKRVHTGEKSYSCSECGKCFAYNSHFVTHQRTHTGEKPFSCSECEKCFAKKSEFVRHQRSHTGEKPFACSECEKCFAAKSYLVSHQKCHTGNKPYSCSECGKCFAYKSRLAKHQRTHTGEKPFSCSECGKCFADKSIFVTHQRIHTGEKPFACSECEKCFSDKSYLVSHHRSHTGEKPYSCSECEKYFTNKWSLTKHQICHKGRSHSHT, encoded by the exons tatttgtttcagggtgaagatctgtccCATATTAATACtatagagacatatgtgagggatgATGAGCGATGTAAAGAGGAGATCCTTACATACGActtcccag atgactttaATAGGATATCAGAGGGACAATTGGCATTTTCAATTTTTCAATCAAATGACCTTGATATCAATCAAGATGTAACTGACGTCTGTGCCACtattccagatataccatcatcctttcacagcaaagatctatcattTGATCGTTttcaacaggtcctgtcttctgactcATCACAGACTATTAATAAAAGTAAAAGTCACAAAAGAGGTGTTAAATATCAAAGTGCTGTGCCCGCAAACAATGAATATTCAAGTTTAGAAACGTCTTTTGTTACACACCAAAAAATTCACATAGAGGAGAAAAGATTTTCTCCTTCAGagtgtggaaaatattttaatAAGAAATTAGAGCAAGTTAGACAAAAAAGAGTTCACACAGGCGAGAagtcatattcatgttcagaatgtggtaaatgttttgcatATAATTCACattttgttacacatcagagaactcacacaggagagaagccattttcatgttcagaatgtgagaaatgttttgcaaAGAAATCAGaatttgttagacatcagagaagtcacacaggggagaaaccatttgcatgttcagaatgtgagaaatgttttgcagCTAAATCATATCTTGTTTCACATCAGAAATGTCACACAGGGAATAAGccatattcatgctcagaatgtgggaaatgttttgcatatAAATCACGTCTtgctaaacatcagagaactcatacaggggagaagccattttcatgttcagaatgtggtaaatgttttgcagataaatcaatttttgttacacatcagagaattcacacaggggagaaaccatttgcaTGTTCAGAGTGTGAGAAATGTTTTTCAGATAAATCATATCTTGTTTCACATcatagaagtcacacaggggagaagccatattcatgttcagaatgtgagaaatattttaccaataaatggAGTCTTACTAAACATCAAATATGTCACAAAGGGAGAAGCCATTCTCATACCTAG
- the LOC143769283 gene encoding uncharacterized protein LOC143769283 isoform X2 yields MSNRVEFIRDFIEIYHSFPCLWKIKSPEYCNREKRKEGYSKLIDFYKLHAPEEIANEAVIKKKIQALRTVWRKELDKVLHTTRSGASTEDVYVPKLWYFEHMNFLRDQEVPRTSTCLSLLAPAPAEEIVSPNLVEQDSQWQQEDSAQDSTQDCAQDSSTTEFVEAAPARTQGRLGSRKRKATADVSHELVSLAKQALTNSVSPALQGFGHYIVDKLAKMDDRQRTLTERLILEAVHKGSDGNLDEHTRLVSSWPMQRTESSYFNGWAHTPRRQNLPVSHFGPPPPNSYTPMPSQMASPIRHQSYGSEDLAYHDL; encoded by the exons atgTCAAATCGTGTTGAATTCATCCGGGATTTCATTGAAATCTACCACTCTTTTCCCTGCCTCTGGAAAATTAAATCTCCAGAGTACTGCAACAGGGAAAAGAGGAAGGAGGGTTATTCTAAGCTCATTGACTTTTACAAGCTCCATGCTCCGGAAGAGATAGCAAACGAAGCAGTGATAAAGAAGAAAATACAGGCGCTACGCACAGTGTGGAGGAAGGAGCTAGATAAGGTCCTTCACACTACAAGGTCCGGAGCTTCGACCGAAGATGTTTACGTGCCAAAGCTTTGGTACTTTGAACATATGAATTTTCTAAGGGACCAAGAGGTTCCACGGACATCCACGTGTCTAAGCTTGTTGGCACCTGCACCTGCGGAAGAGATTGTATCACCGAACCTCGTTGAGCAGGACTCTCAATGGCAACAA gaggacagtgcacaggacagtacacaggactgtgcacaggacagCTCAACGACTGAATTTGTGGAGGCTGCACCTGCCAGGACTCAAGGGAGGCTAGGTTCTCGGAAACGTAAGGCCACCGCAGACGTCTCCCATGAACTGGTGAGCCTGGCAAAACAGGCGTTAACAAACAGTGTCAGCCCTGCGTTGCAGGGTTTTGGACACTATATAGTGGACAAACTGGCCAAAATGGATGACAGACAAAGAACACTAACCGAGCGTCTAATTTTGGAAGCGGTTCACAAGGGTTCAGATGGCAATTTGGACGAGCACACTCGTTTGGTGTCTTCATGGCCAATGCAGCGGACAGAGTCCTCATATTTCAATGGTTGGGCACACACACCAAGACGGCAAAATCTCCCCGTTTCCCACTTTGGTCCGCCACCCCCTAACTCCTACACGCCAATGCCTTCTCAGATGGCTTCGCCCATCAGGCACCAAAGTTATGGATCTGAAGATTTGGCATATCACGATTTGTGA